DNA from Prunus persica cultivar Lovell chromosome G6, Prunus_persica_NCBIv2, whole genome shotgun sequence:
AATTTGtcttaaattatatttgttcaCATACAAATGttgtaatttcatatatgAGACATAAGAAATTTCCTCATAAATGATAAGGGTATTGATTTGCGAGACGTGGATGAGATTGAAAGGTTCTTAGTTGTTACCACGTCTATATTGTTCTGTCACTGTCCCTGTCCTAAGCTGCTGCCCATGTTCTGAGTAGTGAATATCATGTGGATTTGTAACGaatctttgaagaaaaatcTATACCACAACATGTCATCTCTATATTTTCTCTCGAAGACGAAAAATCTAAATCTAAATTGCCTCAAAAACTTAAGTTATTAAAGAATAAGTCAATGATGTATATTACGCCATTCTAAATCCAAAACTCACTCTAATTACCTTTTGTTCAAAGAAAGGTAAGGATAGAGAAGTTTTAAAGGAGCCATGTGCAGATAGAATGAAGTGCAAAGATATAAAATAAGGGATTGAAAAACATAGAGGGTAAGTGAATACTATCATGTTGGGTTGTCGCGGTGCAAAGAGGCGTTGGCATGGTACTAGCCACTACTTTTTTATGACAATGTTTGGCTCCCATCACTCAATAGTGATGGCTCATCTAAGTATAGACAACCATCTCCAAGCCGTTGGGGTTTATTTGATGCAGACTATACTTCTTTAAAACGTAGCAACTAGTGTTCTCGAGAGTTCCATAATGGGGTAGATTTTATGTCGTCCTGGTATGATTTTCTTTCCACGTGATGTGTATTGTTCACTGGCTATATACATTTCAGGTCCCCCCTTCTCATTTACACATTCCAgacaaatcaaattaaatacCATTTGTTTTTCGTCGATTGTGAATGAATGATTGATAATGTTAACGAGTCCTACAATACATCAACGGCCAACAATCATCCACAGGTGCATAGACAACTTATGCTATCATAACTTATCTTCTGACATAGTTTTTAAAAtgaggaattaaagtaaataaattatattgaaTATAGGAAATCTTGGCGTCTAAGGAAAGTGATTGCGGATCCACAAGTCACACCaacaaaagtaaaatgaaAGTTTAATCATGCATACATCAGAAACACAACGGAACTCCAATAACAGTGTTAGTGATAGATACTATCAGAGTGTCATCCATGAAATAAGAACAGGTTAAGCAGACCACACAGCCAGacagaaaacatacatcaacaATCACAAACTCTTCCCACAATCTTGCAAATCAATCAAACTTATATTCACACAATGCCATAGATTCAGTTAAATATCAAACTGGATAGAGCTTTAGCTTTCTTCACCGCCAGGCTTCAATCCGCTCCATCCTTGAATCTATGCGACTCAGATTGCTGATACCCCTATTCTTCTCAACAGTCCCTGTTCCCCATACCACAGGCTGGTGATCACTTGTGCTTTTAGGccccattttgaaatttgagataCTCGATTCACCAGGTTTGTTCTTTGCAGATTCGCCTTGAATTTCCGCTGTTACGCTGTCAACTTGCGCAGCAGTATCACAACACCCATCGCCATCAACCAAGCTTATCGAACTGCTAGCCTCTCTATTGGTTAGGTTATTGACATGATTAGAGTTAGATGAACTTCCCAGTATAGGTTCTTCAGTAATCAACGATTGCTCTTTCTCTTCATTATCTTTGCCAGTATCTTCCCTGCAGGACTGTGAAGGGCTCTGGTGTCCATGCTCATCAGAAGGTTCTTCATAGCACACAGGAGGCTCTACCACAGCATCCTTCCTTTCTCGCAGTGTCTTCAAAATAAGCGTTTTGAGGAAGTTCATCACTTGGACTGCGTACATCAACGCAGTCAAAGGATCTGCCAtctgaacccaaaaaaagagtcAAAATATGGCAATGATAGCAAACGTAGTCAGAAATcatttaatgatttttctatGGTTGGAAACTTCAAGGTTCCAAACCAGAGGGGGTGGGAGGTGCCCCACTGATGCTGTAGCCTGTATCCCTTTTTATGTAATATAGTACAAAATTTAGTATACAGCATATGACATGCAGCTTCAACCAttgaacaaaaggaaaatgagacCTTCACTGGAAATTAAAAAGCTATATATACACTAaactaaagaaacaaaaagaaaacagactCATACATGCAGTATTCAAATCAGCGATTGGGTTATCAGAAAATTAACATGTGATCTTTCAGAAGAAATAGTAACTATGCTTGCCACTGATATCGGTATGGAAGATGCACTCTTCATgggaaaggagaaaaaagtgAGAACAGAAAAACTATGAAACCAAACCTGCGTCATGTTTGGTGCAAAAACCATGGCTATGTTGCGTGCATTCATCTTGTTCAGATGTTCCTGTTGGACAACATCAGCCATAAGGTTGATGGCCCAATCCAGTAGGGAAACTTCAGTGGGAGGTAGAAGCCTCACAAGCTGCGAACAGTCCTCCTCTGTCTGACATCGCATTACCTGCTCAGGGGATAGAGAATCCAGAACCCCAGCTGGGAGTTCCCTAAACCAAGCCTAAATAACCAAATTACACATCAGGTGAATGTATCAAGAATCAAGACGATGCAAGATGAGGTAAACAACAAGAAAGCATTCTATTCTAACGGGTGCTCAAATGGATCATGGATGCATACACATGAGACTCACAACCACAAGAAAAGGAATAGAGATGAACATTCAAGTCAAGGAAACCCATAAGTCCTAGCATTTTCACCAAAATCCAGAATAGGCTTCACAAGAATATCCTCGTGCACCATGAGAAAAGGTTACTGAATAACAAAGTTTGACTTGTAAAATAAATGACATGATGAAATGTAATGATTAAAAAATGTATGTgcaaatgaaaggaaaagagtAATTGCAAATCTAACAAGTTTTGGATTTGCAAACAAAACTCTGGACCTTAGTAGAAAGGGAAGTGGGAGAGAAGATATAGAGAGAATAAAGATTAGGAAAacagaagaaaggaagagacgAACAAGAGGGAGCCAAGCCAATATGATTTCATTATCCTGTAATTCAAGTTGAATCATAACCTATTTGTAAGGCTGAACTTAGAACCCCCgtcaaaatcaaattccttcgtcaaaattctaaaaaaaattaaatcactGATAAAATCCTTAATTTACTCTGTAATCAAACCCCTAAATGGGATAAAAGTCTGTAGTAATAATTCTTTGTAGGATCTTCACCATTCTTCCCTGGACTCCTACTACAGGAACTTGACTCTTGCGAGTTAAAATGGACATGTGATACTGCAACTATCTAAACTTCAAGAACATTTTCAAGCACTCCCAttttttgttgatgaaaaGGTACAAAGGATGGTGACAATTCATCAACTACACCTGGAGTTGATACAAGCACAACAAAGGAGGCTCAAGGGTGCCTCAATAAAAGAAAGATCATGCTCACTTGTACCCCGTGTTGTTCCATCCTCGATTGTGGCAGATTTGTGCTTGTGTCATGCCATAGTTGAGTTCATTATGTTCTTTTGGCATGAGCCTATgtggttttttcttcttagaTAGCAATTGACACATTTGAGAGCAGAAAACAGTCAATTGAGGCACAGAAACAATGAATACAGAAATACAAAGGAAATTCCCCAGCCCATTTATCTTCCCTAAACCCATTCTCCACAACGAAACAAAGTATTTCCGAAAACAAATCAATTCCCTGTGAAATGTTTCTCTAAGGGCTCCTACAAGAGATTCTCAACACCTTATTGGAATCTCACCTGTTAGTGCCAGGACCATACTACTTTGAAATGACAGTATGCCAAACGGATTTCTCTCCTAAGGAAAGATCCACAATCACTTCCCTAACAAAGTCACATTCCTCTTAGTCAGATTTGCAGCACGGCACACACAGaattctcttcttttcctagGTCATGAACCTAATTCTGACTTCACCAAATCCTCCTCTTTACCTTCTCCTTGACACAATCTCACCCAAAGTCCCTGACTTGGAATTTATAGAGCCAGTCTGAAAATCCCATTAAATGAAATCCCATAATTAACTCCCTCATAAAAACAAGGATAAAAGTCTGAAAATAGTTAACAATCATTCTCAGGGCCATCATCACCAGGCCATTACTTTGGAAACTAAATTCAAAGCAATGTCAAATATGCAAATTTCAAAATGATCTCTGACACAAACCAATGAATGCACATTTACCCTTATACATGTTGATGCCAAAAATGAAATGTCTTATGCTTTTCATGCAACACTTGTGCCTGCCATGAAATTATAtccagaaaaaaataaattagaaaacaaacagGCCATGAAATCAAGGGAAAAGTAATATCAGAGAAGGGGGCAGTGTGGTGTCAGCCAACAACCTCCGACAATCAAGTCAAGCAAGAAAATTGTGAGGAAGTAGAGAGGCAGAGTCCCCTGTATCACTATCATCATTCATCACTCAAATCAGGTTACCTTCACATATTTCATGTGGACAAGCATATGCCAAATATAATGCAAGACAAAAAGTACCAATCATAAATTATAATGACCTACCTTGATCAAACCTGCCAAACAGTGTATATCGATGCCTTCTGGTACATCTCCCCTATTTAATTGGTCCCTTACATGCTCCTCTTGACTGTTTTCTGCATTAATTCTGAAAATCCCTTCTGCCTACATTTATAGTTTTACAATTTGAGAAAATGTCAGGGACAATAAGTCAACATCTTTATAACCAAAAATGTGGAAGCAGAACCACCCCATATCACACGGACAATACAATGAATCAGAATTACAGAGTTACGTTAATTCTTAACTATTAGGATTGTGTACCATAATTTATGTCAGCATTGCAAGTATTCATGACGTGAACATAGAATGCACAGAGAGAAGGGAAATGCAGTATACCTGAAGGCCTCCTTCAGCATATAACCGTCCTTGCATAAGCAAGAGAATTGTTGGCACACTATTCCCTCTAGAGTCGTATGACAACTGCATGGACTCCGTGGATACTCCAAAAACAGTTGTActacatattaaaaaaatcaaaatcaagagaGGCAGTAATTATAGCAATTAAATGACAcacgaaatttttattttgtcacgAAACAAAAACTGTTATCACAAAAACTACCAGGCTTTGAGTTTTTGAGGAACAAATAGTGGATCTGATCTAATGTTGTAAACAAGTTTGTAAAGGTGCAAATTAATTTCATTCATCTGTGATGATGAGGAATGTGATGAAATTTGCAATTGTCAAAGACGTGGCTCATAAACTGATAGGCCAAACCAAGGAAGTTGATAGAACATATATCAGGacagaaaaaaaacttgaaatcaTCTGTAACCTCACAACCATAAATATTGAATCGCAGAAACACATGCACTAATTGAACTCAAGAAATGCATTGCAAAAACCTAGTCAGGGAAAATAATTACACCAGTTATCGTAGACAGAAAATTCACAGCAATTCCACAACTCAACGCAACCAAAACCCATCAATCAAAACGAAAACTTTTTCAATTACATAAATTGGGTAAACCCAATAAACACCAAACATAACATAACAGTACAAAACCCACATTCACATTTCACACAAAATCACAGCGGAACATTCACCCCgacccgaaaaaaaaaaagttacctTGCACTA
Protein-coding regions in this window:
- the LOC18772912 gene encoding rho GTPase-activating protein 1 — translated: MTEVLHSPSHFCSSPRAGSSSSSSSSPPPSNSSSVSLSCAPPSSLSYAPHPSEEEDCESAVTDCEVDDRDKRRREQLSLLALLVTFFRKSLIPCKSDRRELCAMEIGWPTNVRHVAHVTFDRFNGFLGLPVEFEPEVPRRAPSASTTVFGVSTESMQLSYDSRGNSVPTILLLMQGRLYAEGGLQAEGIFRINAENSQEEHVRDQLNRGDVPEGIDIHCLAGLIKAWFRELPAGVLDSLSPEQVMRCQTEEDCSQLVRLLPPTEVSLLDWAINLMADVVQQEHLNKMNARNIAMVFAPNMTQMADPLTALMYAVQVMNFLKTLILKTLRERKDAVVEPPVCYEEPSDEHGHQSPSQSCREDTGKDNEEKEQSLITEEPILGSSSNSNHVNNLTNREASSSISLVDGDGCCDTAAQVDSVTAEIQGESAKNKPGESSISNFKMGPKSTSDHQPVVWGTGTVEKNRGISNLSRIDSRMERIEAWR